In Bacteroidota bacterium, a single window of DNA contains:
- a CDS encoding carboxy terminal-processing peptidase, translated as MKFILNMIKKYRWMWVVIPASLIFLAFCFKKQKEGETILPRLVLQTLNSTHYQPVEIDDSFSNKVFELYLKRLDGSKRFFLASDYDKFAQYRYSIDDEAKAGTYEFLNLVNTTFEERVDQLETIFEKILAQKFEFESDEKYEFDEDNRQYLNTMEELAEDWRKYVKLSVLEKYYTKVTAQEKALADKQKDFVEKSLDSLEHEARLDVLNSQRTWFKRLQKFGRDEQIDMYINCMTSVYDPHTNYFPPKEKEDFDIRMSGRLEGIGAQLSLKDGNLKVEMIVPGSPSYLQGELQAGDVIIKVTQKDSMPVNVTNMEIDEAVQLIRGKKGTTVILTVRKPDGTIKDIPIVRDVVIMEEGYVKSAIIQKGRDKYGFIYLPQFYTDLNNRGGKTCSDDVKNEVLKLMKEDVKGIVFDLRNNGGGSLQDVVDMTGIFVGHNPVVQVKYRDRSATVLTSGERKIIYKGPLVVMVNKYSASASEIMAASLQDYQRALILGTDNRTFGKGTVQRFLDLDRYAPPGTKYGLGSLKVTIQKFYRVNGGTTQFTGVIPDVVMPNRYASVKVGEETEDFPLQWSEIDPLPLKMDMGSQAKKITSATLKSKKRIEESPIFKLIAEDSKRIEANNKRTIYSLRFKDYKADQENWEKQNKSYDEQFKSHLTENNMLALKSDLEQIGSDSVKLKIKNDWLNTYKKDVYLYEAVNVIEDL; from the coding sequence ATGAAATTCATTCTTAATATGATAAAAAAATATCGGTGGATGTGGGTAGTCATTCCCGCTTCACTTATTTTTCTTGCTTTTTGTTTCAAAAAGCAAAAAGAAGGTGAAACAATTCTTCCAAGACTTGTTCTACAAACCTTAAATTCTACACATTATCAACCGGTAGAAATTGATGATTCTTTTTCCAATAAAGTTTTTGAATTGTATCTGAAACGATTAGACGGGAGTAAGCGATTTTTTCTCGCTTCGGATTATGATAAATTTGCTCAATACCGCTATTCGATTGACGATGAAGCCAAAGCAGGAACTTATGAATTCCTCAATCTTGTTAACACAACCTTTGAAGAAAGAGTGGACCAATTGGAAACCATTTTTGAGAAAATATTGGCTCAGAAATTTGAGTTTGAATCGGATGAAAAATATGAGTTTGATGAGGATAACCGTCAGTATCTCAACACTATGGAAGAATTGGCAGAGGATTGGCGTAAATATGTCAAGCTGAGTGTTCTGGAAAAGTACTATACAAAAGTAACCGCTCAAGAAAAAGCCTTGGCAGACAAGCAAAAAGACTTTGTTGAGAAATCATTAGATTCTTTGGAACACGAAGCGCGATTGGACGTGTTAAACAGTCAGCGAACTTGGTTTAAGAGATTGCAGAAATTTGGCAGAGATGAACAAATAGATATGTATATCAACTGCATGACTTCGGTTTATGACCCTCATACAAATTATTTCCCCCCCAAAGAAAAAGAGGATTTCGATATCCGTATGTCCGGCAGATTAGAAGGAATTGGAGCTCAGTTGAGTTTAAAGGATGGAAATTTGAAGGTAGAAATGATTGTGCCCGGCAGCCCAAGCTATTTGCAAGGAGAACTGCAAGCAGGTGATGTGATTATTAAAGTTACTCAAAAAGACAGCATGCCCGTGAATGTAACCAATATGGAAATTGATGAAGCAGTGCAACTGATTAGAGGGAAGAAAGGTACTACGGTAATTTTGACTGTTCGCAAACCTGATGGTACTATTAAAGACATTCCCATTGTACGCGATGTGGTTATTATGGAAGAAGGATATGTAAAATCTGCCATCATTCAAAAAGGGAGAGATAAATATGGATTTATTTACCTTCCTCAATTCTATACTGATTTGAACAATAGAGGTGGAAAAACATGTTCAGATGATGTCAAAAATGAAGTGCTCAAATTGATGAAAGAGGACGTAAAGGGAATCGTATTTGATTTGAGAAACAACGGAGGTGGCTCGCTACAAGATGTGGTGGATATGACTGGGATTTTTGTTGGTCATAACCCTGTTGTTCAAGTGAAATATCGCGACAGAAGTGCTACTGTTCTAACAAGTGGTGAACGTAAGATTATTTATAAAGGTCCTTTAGTTGTGATGGTCAACAAGTATAGTGCAAGCGCTTCTGAGATTATGGCTGCGTCTTTGCAAGATTATCAAAGAGCTTTGATTTTGGGAACAGACAACAGAACTTTTGGAAAAGGAACTGTACAAAGATTCCTTGATTTGGACAGATATGCACCTCCCGGCACTAAATACGGATTAGGTTCATTGAAAGTAACCATTCAGAAATTCTATCGAGTAAATGGTGGAACTACCCAATTTACAGGTGTGATTCCCGATGTGGTGATGCCCAACAGATATGCTTCAGTAAAAGTGGGAGAGGAGACTGAGGATTTCCCATTGCAGTGGAGCGAAATAGACCCATTGCCACTCAAAATGGACATGGGTTCGCAAGCAAAGAAAATTACTTCTGCTACGCTAAAATCAAAGAAAAGGATTGAAGAAAGCCCGATTTTCAAATTGATAGCTGAGGACAGCAAAAGAATAGAAGCCAATAATAAAAGAACTATTTATTCACTTCGTTTCAAGGATTATAAAGCCGACCAAGAAAATTGGGAAAAGCAGAACAAGTCGTATGATGAACAGTTTAAATCTCATCTGACAGAAAATAATATGCTTGCACTCAAAAGCGATTTAGAACAGATAGGCAGTGATTCAGTTAAACTGAAAATTAAAAATGATTGGTTAAATACCTACAAAAAAGACGTTTATCTGTATGAGGCTGTGAATGTCATCGAAGACCTGTAA
- a CDS encoding GH3 auxin-responsive promoter family protein yields MAIINSLINWYFKNRLQAIDDSLNNAVAIQKRTLTELLERAKDTEFGRKYNFDSMRDYNDFASQVPVSSYEDLHPYIERMMKGEQNILWCTDITWFAKSSGTTNDKSKFIPVSKETIETCHLEGGRDVISIYLKHKPESNLFSGKGLLIGGSQNINPLNEYSNYGDLSAVMMKHLPVWVYLFKTPNSSIALMADWEEKSEKIAAYTINENVTSISGVPTWTLVLMDKLLKNTGKSNMLEVWTNMELYIHGGVGFKPYREQFKKYFPSEQVSYLETYNASEGFFGIQTDLSQQTMSLMVNYGIFFEFIPMDEFGNSDSKVLPLWEVEKDVNYAVVITTNSGLWRYQLGDTIRFTSVYPFKFMITGRTRLFINAFGEELMIDNADRAIEHACKVCDATLKDYTAAPIYLDDADNAGHQWLIEFEQKPDDMEKFTIELDSKLKELNSDYEAKRHKDLALKMPKIEVLPRNSFHRWLGSKNKLGGQNKVPRLWNDRSIVDEMLKLLSEH; encoded by the coding sequence ATGGCAATTATTAATTCACTCATAAACTGGTATTTCAAAAACAGATTGCAAGCAATTGATGATTCACTGAATAATGCAGTGGCAATCCAAAAAAGAACTTTGACAGAACTGCTTGAGCGAGCCAAAGATACAGAGTTTGGTCGGAAATATAATTTTGATTCTATGCGAGATTATAATGATTTTGCAAGCCAAGTGCCGGTTTCGAGCTATGAAGATTTACATCCTTATATCGAAAGAATGATGAAGGGCGAGCAAAATATTCTGTGGTGTACTGACATTACATGGTTTGCCAAATCATCGGGTACTACAAACGATAAGAGTAAGTTTATTCCCGTGAGTAAGGAAACCATCGAAACATGTCATTTGGAAGGGGGGAGGGACGTAATTTCCATTTATTTGAAACATAAGCCTGAAAGTAACCTTTTTTCAGGAAAAGGCTTATTGATTGGAGGTAGTCAAAATATAAATCCACTCAATGAATATTCTAACTACGGAGATTTATCAGCTGTTATGATGAAACATTTGCCTGTCTGGGTATATCTTTTTAAGACCCCAAATTCTAGTATTGCTTTGATGGCAGATTGGGAGGAAAAGTCAGAGAAAATTGCAGCATACACCATAAATGAAAATGTGACGAGTATCTCCGGTGTGCCTACATGGACTTTGGTTTTGATGGATAAACTCCTCAAGAACACAGGTAAATCCAATATGTTGGAAGTATGGACCAATATGGAGCTATATATTCATGGTGGTGTTGGATTTAAGCCTTATAGAGAGCAGTTTAAAAAATATTTTCCTTCTGAACAAGTCAGCTATTTGGAAACTTACAACGCATCGGAGGGTTTTTTTGGTATTCAGACTGATTTGTCTCAGCAGACTATGTCGCTGATGGTAAATTATGGAATTTTCTTCGAGTTTATTCCTATGGATGAGTTTGGAAACTCTGACTCTAAGGTGTTGCCATTATGGGAAGTTGAAAAAGATGTGAATTATGCAGTAGTCATTACAACTAATTCAGGGCTTTGGCGCTATCAACTGGGGGATACTATCCGTTTTACTTCTGTTTACCCTTTTAAGTTCATGATTACCGGCAGAACGCGCCTGTTTATCAATGCGTTTGGAGAAGAATTAATGATTGACAATGCAGACAGAGCGATTGAGCACGCATGTAAAGTCTGTGACGCCACGCTGAAAGATTATACCGCAGCCCCTATCTATCTTGATGATGCAGACAATGCAGGACATCAGTGGCTAATTGAATTTGAGCAAAAACCGGATGACATGGAGAAATTTACCATAGAGTTAGATAGTAAACTTAAGGAACTAAATTCTGATTATGAAGCCAAAAGACATAAAGATCTCGCACTAAAAATGCCTAAAATAGAGGTGTTGCCACGCAATTCTTTTCATCGTTGGTTGGGGAGTAAAAATAAATTAGGAGGTCAAAATAAAGTTCCGCGCCTGTGGAATGACAGAAGTATCGTGGACGAAATGCTCAAATTGCTCTCCGAGCATTAA
- a CDS encoding arginase — translation MINNEKVLSIISCPSELAAGKNGNAQGVKQLIEFFQNSTHFSKSHFAFSPVQNKITFGKSYPNAKHIEQIHNNLAAAYHTIRDEMREGRFCLNILGDHSNAIASVSVFSDIYGIENTGLIWIDAHADLHSPYTTPSGNIHGMPLAALLGKDNKESMQNAVSVETAAWWDRLKNIGLVGKRPKLLSQNLVIIGLRDYEKQEMELIQREKIKFFTPQQIKSDGIEIVIQQACDYLQHCNRLCCSFDVDSMDASFVKGTGTPAKNGMTPQQAKYIIEFILSNETFKALDITEFNPSLDADNETFELVSGLFS, via the coding sequence ATGATAAATAATGAAAAGGTACTAAGTATAATTTCCTGCCCGTCCGAACTGGCAGCAGGTAAAAATGGAAATGCTCAGGGAGTCAAACAATTGATTGAGTTTTTTCAAAATAGTACGCACTTTTCCAAGTCTCATTTTGCGTTTTCCCCGGTTCAGAATAAGATTACTTTCGGCAAATCCTATCCGAATGCTAAGCATATTGAACAAATTCACAACAATTTAGCCGCTGCCTATCATACCATTCGGGATGAAATGCGAGAGGGGAGGTTTTGTTTGAATATTCTCGGTGATCACAGCAATGCCATTGCCTCGGTATCTGTTTTTTCAGATATATATGGAATTGAAAATACCGGCTTAATTTGGATTGATGCCCATGCAGACCTGCATTCGCCCTATACAACACCCTCCGGCAATATTCACGGTATGCCCCTTGCTGCTTTGCTTGGCAAGGATAATAAAGAATCTATGCAAAATGCAGTCAGTGTTGAAACAGCAGCATGGTGGGATAGATTGAAAAATATAGGCTTGGTTGGGAAACGACCAAAACTTTTGTCGCAAAATCTTGTCATTATTGGCTTACGCGATTATGAAAAGCAAGAGATGGAGTTGATTCAACGGGAAAAAATAAAATTTTTCACACCTCAACAAATCAAATCTGATGGGATAGAAATTGTGATACAGCAAGCTTGTGATTATTTACAACATTGTAACCGTCTCTGTTGCTCATTTGATGTGGACTCTATGGATGCGTCATTTGTAAAAGGCACAGGAACTCCGGCTAAGAATGGTATGACACCTCAACAAGCAAAATACATCATAGAATTTATTTTGTCTAATGAAACTTTCAAAGCTTTGGATATCACCGAGTTCAATCCCTCGCTTGATGCGGACAATGAAACTTTTGAATTAGTATCAGGGTTGTTTTCCTGA
- the fsa gene encoding fructose-6-phosphate aldolase, whose protein sequence is MKFFLDTANLEQIREANELGILDGVTTNPSLMAKEGIKGNANVKKHYKTICEIVNGDISAEVISTDFAGMVKEGLELAKIHKNIVVKVPMIKDGVKAMSYFTKHGIRTNCTLVFSAGQAILAAKAGATYVSPFIGRLDDISFDGIQLIQQIAEIYAIQGFHTQILAASIRNPLHIIKSAEAGANVVTCPLSSILGLLNHPLTDIGLAKFMEDHNKVNAK, encoded by the coding sequence ATGAAATTCTTTTTAGACACTGCAAACCTTGAGCAAATCAGAGAAGCAAACGAACTCGGCATACTTGATGGCGTAACCACCAATCCTTCTCTTATGGCAAAAGAAGGAATCAAAGGCAATGCTAATGTAAAAAAACACTACAAAACCATTTGCGAAATTGTGAATGGCGACATTAGTGCAGAAGTTATTTCCACCGATTTTGCAGGAATGGTAAAAGAAGGGCTTGAACTCGCAAAGATTCACAAGAATATTGTAGTGAAAGTTCCCATGATCAAAGATGGTGTTAAAGCGATGAGTTATTTTACAAAACACGGTATCAGAACCAACTGCACACTTGTTTTCAGCGCAGGGCAAGCCATTTTAGCAGCAAAAGCAGGAGCAACTTATGTTTCTCCTTTCATTGGAAGACTTGATGACATTAGCTTTGACGGTATCCAATTGATTCAACAAATCGCTGAAATATATGCAATACAAGGCTTTCACACACAAATATTGGCTGCATCTATTCGCAACCCATTGCATATCATCAAATCTGCTGAAGCAGGTGCCAATGTTGTAACCTGTCCTTTAAGTTCCATTTTGGGACTATTGAACCACCCCTTGACAGATATAGGTCTTGCCAAATTTATGGAAGACCACAACAAGGTAAATGCTAAGTAG